The DNA region ATTTGAATAGGCTTCCTCAATGCAATTCTAAGTGAAAGGTTATATTTATCCTCCATCTTTGTGAGATTGAGCAAGGTCTAGATCACCTAGACTCGACGTTaacctaattaaattttttttttattaacaagGTCTAGATGGCACAGATGATGAGCGTATGGGCCCATCATGTGTTTGTCATTTGAGCTTCCGTTGAATCTCCCGGGCGTTGTAGGGGAGTAATTAATGtgacgtttttttttttaattgacgaGGTCTAGATGAGTCACGTGCAATTAAGGTTTGAGTAAGTGAAGTCCAGCATGATTAAGTGGGCAGGGAGGGCTCACTAGCCATGGGGGCTCTGTAACTCAAGCGAACAAGACAGTGTGGTTTTAGAATTTTGGttccttccctctttttcttagaTAAACAACTTCCAGGGATCCcaatttcctttttcaattttctTCCTCATTcttttttattgaaaaattaaaaaaaaattgtcctGGATGGCGTGGATTATTTTTTCTGATCACACACACATCTAACATCTGAACAATTAATTCGGTTggtttcataaaaaaattatcaaataaagCACAATGGCCCTACTTGGACTTTGGATTCCATTCGGTTGACACATGTCCCCATGTGACCACATGCTATACCCCTAGTGTTTACATTTGTGCGCTTGCTTTAGTTGCTCATTTGCTCTGCGCTGAGCGATGATACCTAATATGCATTCAATTCGTCGTCAGACACCCGTGTCCCCATTAATAAATGTCATCTCTACTCCCCTTCGCATTCGGTCGGTGATCCCAAtactcaattaattcatcatgtGCCAACTCCACTTCCGATTTACACCATTTCGGTGATCTTCCACTGGTCCTTTATCTTGTCTCATTAAATGTCCTCCCTTCCGCTTACAATATAATTTTATGAACATAACTATTGTACTTTCATATGCATTTCTACAAGTACAAATTAAATtcttatatatcattttttttcttgataaatTATGGACGAAATTGAATGAAGTAAGATCATTCAATCACTCTTAGAAGGCTGGCTCTGTTTGATAGGGATATAGGATTAGAATTGAATTATTAGGATAGGATTGGGGTAGGATTATTATTCACTCCTCATGCCTAGGGATTGTGAATCCTACTCTTAGTCAACCCTAATCCTACCCCTAATCAATCCTATCAAACaacatattaataattttttaaaaacataatcctAATCCTATCACTCCTACCAAACACAGCCTAAGGGTTCCGAAGAAGGGATTTAGCTATGTGATTTGCCTCTTTTTGAATCCCAATCACTTGTAAAATTTATTAGAAATTGCTCTAGTAACATTATTAATTTCACATGATATTATGGGcgatctagattttttttcaatcTCACGTTTTTACTCTTCTTGGTGCTGCTTTGATTAACAAAATGCATTAAAAGTGTAATGTTCTCCTTCTTTCGATGGTTGAGTGGGATCACTCACTTTACTGGTTAATGTTTTGGTTGATTAGACCATTGTCAGAGCATGGTGTCGAATCTTAACATGTTCGCCCTAACAAATATTCTAATATTTGTTTAAAGTTTGTGCCGTGGTCAATCGAAGGCTTTCATTGGCAGTAACTGGTTGTAATTAAATTGACGGTGCAGGATGATCAACGACAGCACGGCTCGTCGGGAGCTGGGCTACTTGTCATGCGGGACAGGGAACCCCATCGACGACTGCTGGCGTTGCGACCCGGAGTGGCACTTCCACCGCAAGCGCCTCGCTGACTGCGGCATTGGCTTTGGCCGTAACGCCATCGGCGGCCGCAATGGCCGCTTCTACGTGGTGACCGACCCCAGGGACGACGACCCCATCAACCCCCGCCCAGGCACCCTCCGCCACGCCGTCATCCAGGACGAGCCGCTCTGGATCGTCTTCAAGCGCGACATGGTCATCACCCTCTCTCAGGAGCTCATCATGAACAGTTTCAAGACTATCGACGGCCGTGGCACCAACGTCCACATCGCCAATGGCGCTTGCATCACCATTCAGTTCGTCACCAATATTATCATCCACGGCCTCCATATCCACGACTGCAAGCCCACCGGCAACGCCATGGTCCGCAGCTCCCCTTCTCACTACGGATGGCGCACCATGGCCGACGGTGACGGCGTCTCCATCTTCGGTGCCAGCCACATCTGGGTCGACCACAACTCCCTCTCCAACTGCGCCGACGGCCTCATTGACGCCATCATGGGATCCACCGCTATCACCATCTCCAACAACCATTTAACCCACCATAACGAGGTACAGAACGACCTTTTCTTTTCGGACGCCACAAATGTCTATTTCATCTTAATTACACAAATCTGGTTGGTGCAGGTGATGCTATTGGGCCACAGCGATTCTTATGTCAGGGACAAGGCCATGCAAGTAACCATTGCCTTCAATCACTTCGGAGAAGGCCTCATCCAAAGAATGCCCAGGTAATTAATTGAATTTCTTTATCTAGGTAGCTATCATCTGATTAATTTTCAAGCTTGCCTAATTTCCAAAAAAATGGGTTTCCAAAAACAGATGCAGGCATGGCTATTTTCACGTAGTGAACAATGACTACACTCACTGGGAGATGTATGCCATCGGAGGAAGTGCCGATCCCACCATCAACAGCCAAGGCAACAGATACCTTGCTCCGGCAAACCCATTCGCCAAGGAGGTAACATTAAATCACATGTACACAACTGATAATTGATTTCATTATCTCTATTTTGTTGATCATTTACTTTCCAACAACAATAGGTGACTAAGAGAGTGGAAACCGGTACAAATGTGTGGAAGAATTGGAACTGGAGATCAGAGGGCGACCTCCTATTAAACGGCGCCTACTTCACCCCTTCCGGTGCAGGTGCCTCGGCTAGTTATGCCAAGGCCTCCAGTCTGGGGGCCAAGTCTTCCTCCATGGTCGGCTCCATCACCTCCGGTGCAGGTGCTCTGCGCTGCCTTCGGCGTTTCCACTGCTGAATATTTGATTCATCAGCATATCGTAACTACCTTACACACTCCAACTACCCTTCCACAACGTAAAAGTTTttaagaaaaacaaaacaaaaaaaagggaaaaaaaaaagtaattaagTCCATTTGCATTCGACTGTGTCGCATAGTTTTCTCTTGTCTCACAGTCATTCCACACCGGTCGCTTTTACCCTAATCTCGACCTCCCCTATTTCCAGCGTAAGCCAACGCTTGTGGAGTGGGTGGAAGCGTTGCTGATTATAATTCCTTTACTCCTTTCTTTCCGTTGATTCTTCGTCTGGCTTTAGTTGAGTCTCTAGCTCTGGAAGCTTCTTCCATTTCTTGAATATTTGAATGTTGGTTTTTTTGTTCTCTAGTTTCCAGGTTGTGTGACATTAAAGTTTACGTTGTTCTCTTAGGTTGCTTGTAAAAGACATGCAGTGTCATAGCCACTGAATGAAATATTTTGAATGATAATATTTAGTTGTTATATTTTTCTTGGTACTCTGTTTTTTTCCTCCTTTCTCTTTCATCACTGCTAGCTACATAGACAAAGGAGATCCTAAATTCCAAGTAGAAGGGCCAAAGTAAAGATAGTTCAAATAATTGAGGCTGGTGAAATGGTTGGTTGTGTTGAATTATACAAACAGGTTGATCAGGGCAGCTAAGTCAGGGCCAAACTACTCAAAGTGAGTCGAGCAACTAGAGAGGTGGATAGGCCTGAGCTAAGAGCATAGTGAGTGACCAAACTAGGTCAGCCAACTGACTCGAATAAAGCGAATCCAACATAGAAATAGAATTAACTCAAACCTACTTGTAACCTCTCTGTGATCCCTGCCAGAGCATTTGGTACTGAATGTGGTCCATCTTTGAGCTTTCAAGATTGTTTCTGGATGCTACGATTAAGTTTGACATATTACATAATACATATTACATTGGAGAAAAAGAATCTATATGCTCATACTTTGATGAACCCGTTGACCTTAAGACATGGGACAAATTGGGAACCCATAATACCCGTCAATAATGCACTTCGTCATAGTGACACCTTGAGATTATAACTTGCATCCCACAGCTTCTACTTGTACTCTATGAAACAACCTATGCATCGAGTTTAATGAACGAAATTTCTGAGAAATCTAAGCAAGCGGCAAATTAGAACGTGACTCCTTAAAGCTACAAATCGAACAAATAAAGCAGCACTAGAGGAGTCCATATCTAAACAAACAGAGACATTGGCAATTATTTGAAGGATGAAAAGTCTGTTTGTATGCAGAAGCAACTGGAGGAGCTGAGAAAGTTTAAGAAAGAATTCACTGATAAATTAGTTTGTACTCTTAAGGATAATTATGTGAAACCTGATTGTTACATATTAACTCCCGAAGTTTCTATTGATCACCAAGGTAAATTGAAAAGCATTGACGGATCTTGATAGACCATCAAACGTCACAAGTTTTTCGAACTCCTAGGTATAATTTGTTGTAGTTGAGATTCATGTTAgtatatgataaattattattatataaagaTAGATTAatcttttataattattttattatcaatttatatttccttttcttttataaaccTAAGTTTTTGCAATACAATTTTCTAACCTCCTTTTTGCGGCTATCTCTTTCTCTCCTTCACTTTGTTGTCTTTTACACTATATttgcattctttgctttgttCTCATGGCATCAGAGCCAATCCATCTCCTCATCTCCTATTTGAATGAATCGTGGAATAGTTTTATTTTCGGAATTCTTTGAGACGGCTGTAGAAGAATTGTATTTTCTTGAGTTACAACCGTTGGATCACCTTGAAACTTTGAGAAAATGTTCCTCACATCCAGGGCTACATTTTGAACGGTGGAGGTCAGATTTTAAGTTCTTTAAGTCCACTTGACAATTAAAAAACATGACTATTGAGTTTTGGTTGCGCGGAGATGTCGACCTATATGAATCCTCGACGCAAGGATGACTTTTGTAAATAGAATTGGTAATCTCTTGAAGAAATCTGTAACTTGTTAGGAAAGAAAATCGTATCCCATGATTAGTGCTCTAAATATGTTAGGGAAGTAAATGATATTTAATGATTCTTGCTGTAAATATGGTAATTATCATATGAGAATTACTGAATTATAGGAGAGGAAGATATGtacacttgtatatatattacGTCTTGTTAATGAGAAAAGTAGAGcatattattattttcttcttctatttttacatggtatcagagcagtgacGATCTGCTCTATTTTTACATGGATtctaacaattcttattctctacaT from Zingiber officinale cultivar Zhangliang chromosome 4B, Zo_v1.1, whole genome shotgun sequence includes:
- the LOC121976480 gene encoding probable pectate lyase 8; this encodes MKVATVMESLRWPRLLALGFLVLVAWFGVDQIAASRGGMAATEAAFTRRNLREIVVANQSSKTVESVGRDVVMGAVDDPELVAAEVHRMINDSTARRELGYLSCGTGNPIDDCWRCDPEWHFHRKRLADCGIGFGRNAIGGRNGRFYVVTDPRDDDPINPRPGTLRHAVIQDEPLWIVFKRDMVITLSQELIMNSFKTIDGRGTNVHIANGACITIQFVTNIIIHGLHIHDCKPTGNAMVRSSPSHYGWRTMADGDGVSIFGASHIWVDHNSLSNCADGLIDAIMGSTAITISNNHLTHHNEVMLLGHSDSYVRDKAMQVTIAFNHFGEGLIQRMPRCRHGYFHVVNNDYTHWEMYAIGGSADPTINSQGNRYLAPANPFAKEVTKRVETGTNVWKNWNWRSEGDLLLNGAYFTPSGAGASASYAKASSLGAKSSSMVGSITSGAGALRCLRRFHC